The Xenopus tropicalis strain Nigerian chromosome 2, UCB_Xtro_10.0, whole genome shotgun sequence genome window below encodes:
- the htr1d gene encoding 5-hydroxytryptamine receptor 1D, with translation MTHYNTSFDQDIHIISESLNSSDIMIGQEESTLLGLKIALAVLLSIITLATLLSNVFVIITIVMTRKLHTPANYLIGSLAFTDLLVSILVMPISIAYTVTHTWTFGQIVCDIWLLSDITCCTASILHLCVIALDRYWAITDALEYTKHRTARRAAVMILVVWIISICISIPPLFWRQAKAHEELTVCTINTDQISYTIYSTCGAFYIPTVLLILLYGKIYIAARSRILKPPSIYGKRFTTAQLITGSTGSSFCSINANVHMEHPHTSETPVCINHIKIKLADSIIERKRLSAAREKKATKTLGIILGAFIVCWLPFFVVSLVLPICRDACWFDPLLFDFFTWLGYLNSLINPVIYTVFNEDFKKAFQKLIRLNNAS, from the coding sequence ATGACACATTATAATACATCATTTGATCAAGACATTCATATTATATCAGAAAGTTTGAACTCTTCCGACATTATGATAGGACAGGAAGAGTCCACACTTTTAGGACTAAAGATCGCTCTTGCTGTTCTTTTATCTATTATAACTTTAGCAACCCTTTTATCGAATGTTTTTGTCATTATTACTATAGTTATGACTCGGAAGCTCCATACCCCTGCAAATTATCTAATTGGTTCCTTAGCTTTTACTGATCTGTTAGTGTCTATCCTGGTAATGCCTATAAGCATTGCATACACTGTCACACATACATGGACATTTGGTCAAATTGTATGTGACATATGGTTGCTCTCAGACATAACTTGCTGCACTGCATCTATATTGCATCTGTGTGTCATTGCTTTGGATAGATACTGGGCTATCACAGATGCATTGGAATACACCAAACATCGGACAGCTAGGAGGGCAGCTGTGATGATATTGGTGGTGTGGATTATATCCATATGTATTTCCATCCCACCACTCTTTTGGAGGCAAGCCAAAGCTCATGAAGAACTTACAGTGTGTACAATCAATACTGACCAGATCTCTTACACCATATACTCCACATGTGGTGCATTCTATATTCCAACTGTACTTCTAATTTTGCTGTATGGGAAGATTTATATAGCAGCACGATCACGGATACTAAAACCGCCGTCTATATATGGAAAAAGGTTTACTACAGCACAGCTAATCACTGGATCAACTGGGTCTTCCTTTTGTTCAATCAATGCAAATGTCCATATGGAACATCCACATACTTCTGAAACGCCGGTCTGTATTAATCACATCAAGATAAAGTTGGCTGATAGTATTATAGAAAGAAAGAGACTGTCTGCAGCCAGAGAAAAGAAAGCCACCAAAACCCTTGGCATAATTCTCGGGGCCTTTATAGTGTGCTGGTTACCATTTTTTGTAGTATCCTTGGTCCTACCTATTTGCAGAGATGCCTGTTGGTTTGATCCACTACTGTTTGATTTCTTCACTTGGCTGGGATATCTAAACTCCCTAATTAACCCTGTGATTTATACAGTGTTCAATGAAGATTTCAAAAAAGCATTTCAAAAACTCATTCGACTCAACAATGCCTCCTAG